A portion of the Camelus bactrianus isolate YW-2024 breed Bactrian camel chromosome 25, ASM4877302v1, whole genome shotgun sequence genome contains these proteins:
- the LOC123618602 gene encoding uncharacterized protein LOC123618602 isoform X2, with product MEELQASQGPLAPDVMVAVAQLREQKLLRRLLEERALQVELRLQEAQSPGQLRARWDGLVQRAEARWGLLEQLVPAARSFEVAHSALLALLTPGEQLLAELWQDQLGPEGCKGAVQRLQGVCEGAAARTEGLERALEAGQRLAELLTEDEALLVRGQLQRLRERVRLTGEGAARARQKLLQDLGTGSSEPSPLTSPAAQLEPKGAASEHRGLENQEQLSAWLAPWTEAPGQAVVDTASIQEPNPPPGPVKPTGVTVEKMRGLASEVGSGTPAVFRKEVELLGGCWSEAQKQDTRLKAIRGPVELAASEEGLQPEGSWAQALQVFPWELWGEWTLSASLLWREPALPGRATGRGTCHLGLLLEPQGCRAMASSSTIERPRVLEGTVMLAAPRFAEELLTLPTRLSQAEPHGPKPGPVARGCGRHSHLLDQAGVVMMALLPGVLRPPSLHQDSECPSDLQVVQARGWGLEEWPVALGAAGLKPWTRAPGKALTLRDPGQGQPEDLRSRTVTRASLGGLLEDLSWRPPQGVGATRRGAGGTRTSGHDVGRGSHAQPPTSCSEELARTRVSWLGGHAACNGLATSSTSPPPSRTLWTVASGPVSRAGDGCSCPDPSWGNVGPYQSSLLCWGQGSPAASSSHTVWPVWWMWTGTRTQVAKGQLRVQEASVSRSPDPHPLCLLRCLEVLSWSVSEVAGWPWMSIWSSMTQAEQKGGPTRRSMSDSYHGLWPPACQPLRLCLKGSGPPSSAPPGAPYPGRQTGSVLGSETPSLPRPRLSRGTVSRKGPLRTPWLC from the exons ATGGAGGAGCTTCAGGCCTCACAGGGACCCCTGGCCCCTGACGTCATGGTGGCTGTGGCCCAGCTGCGGGAGCAGAAG CTCCTCCGGCGCCTGCTGGAGGAGAGGGCGCTCCAGGTGGAGTTGAGGCTGCAGGAGGCGCAGAGCCCTGGACAGCTGCGGGCCCGGTGGGATGGCCTGGTGCAGCGGGCAGAGGCCAG GTGGGGGCTCCTGGAGCAGCTGGTCCCCGCGGCGCGGAGCTTCGAGGTGGCCCATAGCGCCCTCTTGGCTCTGCTGACCCCAGGCGAGCAGCTCCTGGCTGAGCTGTGGCAGGACCAGCTGGGGCCTGAGGGCTGCAAGGGGGCTGTGCAGCGCCTGCAG GGTGTGTGCGAGGGGGCTGCGGCCCGGACAGAAGGCCTGGAGAGGGCCCTGGAAGCTGGCCAAAGGCTGGCAGAGCTGCTCACGG AGGACGAAGCTCTGCTGGTGAGGGGACAGCTGCAGCGGCTCCGGGAGCGGGTGAGGCTGACCGGAGAAGGCGCTGCCCGCGCCCGGCAGAAGCTGCTGCAGGACCTGGGGACAGGGTCCTCTGAGCCCTCGCCCCTGACAAGCCCGGCAGCCCAGCTGGAACCAAAGGGGGCAGCCTCTGAACATCGAGGGCTCGAGAACCAAGAGCAG CTGAGTGCCTGGCTGGCACCCTGGACGGAGGCCCCTGGCCAGGCGGTAGTGGACACAGCGTCCATTCAGGAACCAAACCCCCCACCGGGTCCCGTGAAACCTACAGGGGTCACTGTAGAGAAAATGCGAGGCCTGGCCTCAGAGGTGGGCTCAGGGACCCCAG ctgtgttccggaaagAGGTGGAGCTTCTGGGAGGGTGCTGGTCAGAGGCTCAGAAGCAGGACACTAGGCTGAAGGCTATACGGGGTCCGGTGGAGCTGGCGGCCAGTGAGGAGGGGCTGCAACCTGAGGGCAGCTGGGCCCAAGCTTTGCAG GTTTTCCCGTGGGAGCTGTGGGGAGAGTGGACCCTGTCAGCATCTTTGCTGTGGAGGGAACCAGCCCTACCAGGAAGGGCCACCGGCAGGGGCACCTGCCACCTGGGCCTGCTGCTGGAGCCGCAGGGCTGCCGGGCTATGGCGTCCAGCTCCACAATAGAGAG GCCGCGCGTCCTGGAGGGGACGGTGATGCTGGCTGCCCCACGCTTTGCGGAGGAGCTGCTTACGCTGCCCACCAGGCTGAGCCAGGCAGAGCCCCACGGGCCCAAGCCAGGGCCTGTGGCCAGGGGCTGTGGCCGGCACAGCCACCTTCTGGACCAGGCTGGGGTCGTCATGATGGCACTGCTCCCGGGGGTCCTCAGGCCCCCCTCCTTGCACCAGGACTCTGAGTGCCCCTCTGACCTGCAG GTGGTGCAGGCCCGGGGCTGGGGGCTAGAGGAGTGGcctgtggccctgggggctgctgggcTGAAGCCCTGGACCAGAGCTCCAGGGAAGGCCCTGACTCTGAGGGACCCTGGCCAGGGACAGCCTGAGGACCTCAGGAGCAGGACAGTCACCCGGGCGTCCCTGGGAGGGCTCCTGGAAGACCTGAGCTGGAGACCACCACAGGGAGTGGGAGCCACACGGAGAGGAGCCGGAGGGACGAGGACCAGTGGGCATGACGTGGGGAGGGGCAGCCACGCACAGCCCCCCACCTCGTGCAG CGAGGAGCTGGCACGCACACGGGTTTCATGGCTCGGTGGCCATGCTGCCTGCAATGGCTTGGCCACAAGCAGCACCAGCCCGCCTCCCAGCAGAACATTGTGGACAGTGGCCAGTGGTCCGGTGAGCAGGGCAGGGGATGGATGCAGTTGCCCTGACCCATCTTGGGGGAATGTGGGCCCATACCAGAGCTCTTTACTCTGTTGGGGTCAGGGCTCCCCAGCGGCCAGCAGCAGCCACACAGTATGGCCAGTGTGGTGGATGTGGACAGGGACAAGGACACAGGTGGCCAAAGGACAGCTCAGGGTCCAGGAAGCCTCAGTAAGCAG AAGCCCGGACCCCCACCCCCTGTGCCTGCTTAGGTGTCTCGAGGTGCTCTCATGGTCCGTGTCGGAGGTGGCTGGGTGGCCCTGGATGAGTATCTGGTCAAGTATGACCCAGGCAgag CAAAAGGGAGGACCAACCAGAAGATCCATGAGCGATTCCTATCATGGGCTGTGGCCCCCAGCCTGCCAGCCCCTGCGGTTGTGCCTGAAAGGCTCTGGGCCTCCATCCTCTGCACCACCGGGAGCCCCCTATCCCGGAAG ACAGACTGGAAGTGTGCTGGGATCAGAGACCCCATCTCTTCCACGGCCAAGGCTGAGTAGGGGCACAGTGTCACGGAAGGGACCCCTGAGGACTCCCTGGCTCTGCTGA
- the LOC123618602 gene encoding uncharacterized protein LOC123618602 isoform X7 — MEELQASQGPLAPDVMVAVAQLREQKLLRRLLEERALQVELRLQEAQSPGQLRARWDGLVQRAEARWGLLEQLVPAARSFEVAHSALLALLTPGEQLLAELWQDQLGPEGCKGAVQRLQGVCEGAAARTEGLERALEAGQRLAELLTGECPHPPAPAAEDEALLVRGQLQRLRERVRLTGEGAARARQKLLQDLGTGSSEPSPLTSPAAQLEPKGAASEHRGLENQEQLSAWLAPWTEAPGQAVVDTASIQEPNPPPGPVKPTGVTVEKMRGLASEVGSGTPAVFRKEVELLGGCWSEAQKQDTRLKAIRGPVELAASEEGLQPEGSWAQALQVFPWELWGEWTLSASLLWREPALPGRATGRGTCHLGLLLEPQGCRAMASSSTIERPRVLEGTVMLAAPRFAEELLTLPTRLSQAEPHGPKPGPVARGCGRHSHLLDQAGVVMMALLPGVLRPPSLHQDSECPSDLQVVQARGWGLEEWPVALGAAGLKPWTRAPGKALTLRDPGQGQPEDLRSRTVTRASLGGLLEDLSWRPPQGVGATRRGAGGTRTSGHDVGRGSHAQPPTSCSEELARTRVSWLGGHAACNGLATSSTSPPPSRTLWTVASGPGSPAASSSHTVWPVWWMWTGTRTQVAKGQLRVQEASVSRCLEVLSWSVSEVAGWPWMSIWSSMTQAEQKGGPTRRSMSDSYHGLWPPACQPLRLCLKGSGPPSSAPPGAPYPGRQTGSVLGSETPSLPRPRLSRGTVSRKGPLRTPWLC, encoded by the exons ATGGAGGAGCTTCAGGCCTCACAGGGACCCCTGGCCCCTGACGTCATGGTGGCTGTGGCCCAGCTGCGGGAGCAGAAG CTCCTCCGGCGCCTGCTGGAGGAGAGGGCGCTCCAGGTGGAGTTGAGGCTGCAGGAGGCGCAGAGCCCTGGACAGCTGCGGGCCCGGTGGGATGGCCTGGTGCAGCGGGCAGAGGCCAG GTGGGGGCTCCTGGAGCAGCTGGTCCCCGCGGCGCGGAGCTTCGAGGTGGCCCATAGCGCCCTCTTGGCTCTGCTGACCCCAGGCGAGCAGCTCCTGGCTGAGCTGTGGCAGGACCAGCTGGGGCCTGAGGGCTGCAAGGGGGCTGTGCAGCGCCTGCAG GGTGTGTGCGAGGGGGCTGCGGCCCGGACAGAAGGCCTGGAGAGGGCCCTGGAAGCTGGCCAAAGGCTGGCAGAGCTGCTCACGGGTGAGTG cccccaccccccggcgCCGGCTGCAGAGGACGAAGCTCTGCTGGTGAGGGGACAGCTGCAGCGGCTCCGGGAGCGGGTGAGGCTGACCGGAGAAGGCGCTGCCCGCGCCCGGCAGAAGCTGCTGCAGGACCTGGGGACAGGGTCCTCTGAGCCCTCGCCCCTGACAAGCCCGGCAGCCCAGCTGGAACCAAAGGGGGCAGCCTCTGAACATCGAGGGCTCGAGAACCAAGAGCAG CTGAGTGCCTGGCTGGCACCCTGGACGGAGGCCCCTGGCCAGGCGGTAGTGGACACAGCGTCCATTCAGGAACCAAACCCCCCACCGGGTCCCGTGAAACCTACAGGGGTCACTGTAGAGAAAATGCGAGGCCTGGCCTCAGAGGTGGGCTCAGGGACCCCAG ctgtgttccggaaagAGGTGGAGCTTCTGGGAGGGTGCTGGTCAGAGGCTCAGAAGCAGGACACTAGGCTGAAGGCTATACGGGGTCCGGTGGAGCTGGCGGCCAGTGAGGAGGGGCTGCAACCTGAGGGCAGCTGGGCCCAAGCTTTGCAG GTTTTCCCGTGGGAGCTGTGGGGAGAGTGGACCCTGTCAGCATCTTTGCTGTGGAGGGAACCAGCCCTACCAGGAAGGGCCACCGGCAGGGGCACCTGCCACCTGGGCCTGCTGCTGGAGCCGCAGGGCTGCCGGGCTATGGCGTCCAGCTCCACAATAGAGAG GCCGCGCGTCCTGGAGGGGACGGTGATGCTGGCTGCCCCACGCTTTGCGGAGGAGCTGCTTACGCTGCCCACCAGGCTGAGCCAGGCAGAGCCCCACGGGCCCAAGCCAGGGCCTGTGGCCAGGGGCTGTGGCCGGCACAGCCACCTTCTGGACCAGGCTGGGGTCGTCATGATGGCACTGCTCCCGGGGGTCCTCAGGCCCCCCTCCTTGCACCAGGACTCTGAGTGCCCCTCTGACCTGCAG GTGGTGCAGGCCCGGGGCTGGGGGCTAGAGGAGTGGcctgtggccctgggggctgctgggcTGAAGCCCTGGACCAGAGCTCCAGGGAAGGCCCTGACTCTGAGGGACCCTGGCCAGGGACAGCCTGAGGACCTCAGGAGCAGGACAGTCACCCGGGCGTCCCTGGGAGGGCTCCTGGAAGACCTGAGCTGGAGACCACCACAGGGAGTGGGAGCCACACGGAGAGGAGCCGGAGGGACGAGGACCAGTGGGCATGACGTGGGGAGGGGCAGCCACGCACAGCCCCCCACCTCGTGCAG CGAGGAGCTGGCACGCACACGGGTTTCATGGCTCGGTGGCCATGCTGCCTGCAATGGCTTGGCCACAAGCAGCACCAGCCCGCCTCCCAGCAGAACATTGTGGACAGTGGCCAGTGGTCCG GGCTCCCCAGCGGCCAGCAGCAGCCACACAGTATGGCCAGTGTGGTGGATGTGGACAGGGACAAGGACACAGGTGGCCAAAGGACAGCTCAGGGTCCAGGAAGCCTCAGTAAGCAG GTGTCTCGAGGTGCTCTCATGGTCCGTGTCGGAGGTGGCTGGGTGGCCCTGGATGAGTATCTGGTCAAGTATGACCCAGGCAgag CAAAAGGGAGGACCAACCAGAAGATCCATGAGCGATTCCTATCATGGGCTGTGGCCCCCAGCCTGCCAGCCCCTGCGGTTGTGCCTGAAAGGCTCTGGGCCTCCATCCTCTGCACCACCGGGAGCCCCCTATCCCGGAAG ACAGACTGGAAGTGTGCTGGGATCAGAGACCCCATCTCTTCCACGGCCAAGGCTGAGTAGGGGCACAGTGTCACGGAAGGGACCCCTGAGGACTCCCTGGCTCTGCTGA
- the LOC123618602 gene encoding uncharacterized protein LOC123618602 isoform X5 produces MEELQASQGPLAPDVMVAVAQLREQKLLRRLLEERALQVELRLQEAQSPGQLRARWDGLVQRAEARWGLLEQLVPAARSFEVAHSALLALLTPGEQLLAELWQDQLGPEGCKGAVQRLQGVCEGAAARTEGLERALEAGQRLAELLTGECPHPPAPAAEDEALLVRGQLQRLRERVRLTGEGAARARQKLLQDLGTGSSEPSPLTSPAAQLEPKGAASEHRGLENQEQLSAWLAPWTEAPGQAVVDTASIQEPNPPPGPVKPTGVTVEKMRGLASEVGSGTPAVFRKEVELLGGCWSEAQKQDTRLKAIRGPVELAASEEGLQPEGSWAQALQVFPWELWGEWTLSASLLWREPALPGRATGRGTCHLGLLLEPQGCRAMASSSTIERPRVLEGTVMLAAPRFAEELLTLPTRLSQAEPHGPKPGPVARGCGRHSHLLDQAGVVMMALLPGVLRPPSLHQDSECPSDLQVVQARGWGLEEWPVALGAAGLKPWTRAPGKALTLRDPGQGQPEDLRSRTVTRASLGGLLEDLSWRPPQGVGATRRGAGGTRTSGHDVGRGSHAQPPTSCSEELARTRVSWLGGHAACNGLATSSTSPPPSRTLWTVASGPGSPAASSSHTVWPVWWMWTGTRTQVAKGQLRVQEASVSRSPDPHPLCLLRCLEVLSWSVSEVAGWPWMSIWSSMTQAEQKGGPTRRSMSDSYHGLWPPACQPLRLCLKGSGPPSSAPPGAPYPGRQTGSVLGSETPSLPRPRLSRGTVSRKGPLRTPWLC; encoded by the exons ATGGAGGAGCTTCAGGCCTCACAGGGACCCCTGGCCCCTGACGTCATGGTGGCTGTGGCCCAGCTGCGGGAGCAGAAG CTCCTCCGGCGCCTGCTGGAGGAGAGGGCGCTCCAGGTGGAGTTGAGGCTGCAGGAGGCGCAGAGCCCTGGACAGCTGCGGGCCCGGTGGGATGGCCTGGTGCAGCGGGCAGAGGCCAG GTGGGGGCTCCTGGAGCAGCTGGTCCCCGCGGCGCGGAGCTTCGAGGTGGCCCATAGCGCCCTCTTGGCTCTGCTGACCCCAGGCGAGCAGCTCCTGGCTGAGCTGTGGCAGGACCAGCTGGGGCCTGAGGGCTGCAAGGGGGCTGTGCAGCGCCTGCAG GGTGTGTGCGAGGGGGCTGCGGCCCGGACAGAAGGCCTGGAGAGGGCCCTGGAAGCTGGCCAAAGGCTGGCAGAGCTGCTCACGGGTGAGTG cccccaccccccggcgCCGGCTGCAGAGGACGAAGCTCTGCTGGTGAGGGGACAGCTGCAGCGGCTCCGGGAGCGGGTGAGGCTGACCGGAGAAGGCGCTGCCCGCGCCCGGCAGAAGCTGCTGCAGGACCTGGGGACAGGGTCCTCTGAGCCCTCGCCCCTGACAAGCCCGGCAGCCCAGCTGGAACCAAAGGGGGCAGCCTCTGAACATCGAGGGCTCGAGAACCAAGAGCAG CTGAGTGCCTGGCTGGCACCCTGGACGGAGGCCCCTGGCCAGGCGGTAGTGGACACAGCGTCCATTCAGGAACCAAACCCCCCACCGGGTCCCGTGAAACCTACAGGGGTCACTGTAGAGAAAATGCGAGGCCTGGCCTCAGAGGTGGGCTCAGGGACCCCAG ctgtgttccggaaagAGGTGGAGCTTCTGGGAGGGTGCTGGTCAGAGGCTCAGAAGCAGGACACTAGGCTGAAGGCTATACGGGGTCCGGTGGAGCTGGCGGCCAGTGAGGAGGGGCTGCAACCTGAGGGCAGCTGGGCCCAAGCTTTGCAG GTTTTCCCGTGGGAGCTGTGGGGAGAGTGGACCCTGTCAGCATCTTTGCTGTGGAGGGAACCAGCCCTACCAGGAAGGGCCACCGGCAGGGGCACCTGCCACCTGGGCCTGCTGCTGGAGCCGCAGGGCTGCCGGGCTATGGCGTCCAGCTCCACAATAGAGAG GCCGCGCGTCCTGGAGGGGACGGTGATGCTGGCTGCCCCACGCTTTGCGGAGGAGCTGCTTACGCTGCCCACCAGGCTGAGCCAGGCAGAGCCCCACGGGCCCAAGCCAGGGCCTGTGGCCAGGGGCTGTGGCCGGCACAGCCACCTTCTGGACCAGGCTGGGGTCGTCATGATGGCACTGCTCCCGGGGGTCCTCAGGCCCCCCTCCTTGCACCAGGACTCTGAGTGCCCCTCTGACCTGCAG GTGGTGCAGGCCCGGGGCTGGGGGCTAGAGGAGTGGcctgtggccctgggggctgctgggcTGAAGCCCTGGACCAGAGCTCCAGGGAAGGCCCTGACTCTGAGGGACCCTGGCCAGGGACAGCCTGAGGACCTCAGGAGCAGGACAGTCACCCGGGCGTCCCTGGGAGGGCTCCTGGAAGACCTGAGCTGGAGACCACCACAGGGAGTGGGAGCCACACGGAGAGGAGCCGGAGGGACGAGGACCAGTGGGCATGACGTGGGGAGGGGCAGCCACGCACAGCCCCCCACCTCGTGCAG CGAGGAGCTGGCACGCACACGGGTTTCATGGCTCGGTGGCCATGCTGCCTGCAATGGCTTGGCCACAAGCAGCACCAGCCCGCCTCCCAGCAGAACATTGTGGACAGTGGCCAGTGGTCCG GGCTCCCCAGCGGCCAGCAGCAGCCACACAGTATGGCCAGTGTGGTGGATGTGGACAGGGACAAGGACACAGGTGGCCAAAGGACAGCTCAGGGTCCAGGAAGCCTCAGTAAGCAG AAGCCCGGACCCCCACCCCCTGTGCCTGCTTAGGTGTCTCGAGGTGCTCTCATGGTCCGTGTCGGAGGTGGCTGGGTGGCCCTGGATGAGTATCTGGTCAAGTATGACCCAGGCAgag CAAAAGGGAGGACCAACCAGAAGATCCATGAGCGATTCCTATCATGGGCTGTGGCCCCCAGCCTGCCAGCCCCTGCGGTTGTGCCTGAAAGGCTCTGGGCCTCCATCCTCTGCACCACCGGGAGCCCCCTATCCCGGAAG ACAGACTGGAAGTGTGCTGGGATCAGAGACCCCATCTCTTCCACGGCCAAGGCTGAGTAGGGGCACAGTGTCACGGAAGGGACCCCTGAGGACTCCCTGGCTCTGCTGA
- the LOC123618602 gene encoding uncharacterized protein LOC123618602 isoform X12, with the protein MEELQASQGPLAPDVMVAVAQLREQKLLRRLLEERALQVELRLQEAQSPGQLRARWDGLVQRAEARWGLLEQLVPAARSFEVAHSALLALLTPGEQLLAELWQDQLGPEGCKGAVQRLQGVCEGAAARTEGLERALEAGQRLAELLTAVFRKEVELLGGCWSEAQKQDTRLKAIRGPVELAASEEGLQPEGSWAQALQVFPWELWGEWTLSASLLWREPALPGRATGRGTCHLGLLLEPQGCRAMASSSTIERPRVLEGTVMLAAPRFAEELLTLPTRLSQAEPHGPKPGPVARGCGRHSHLLDQAGVVMMALLPGVLRPPSLHQDSECPSDLQVVQARGWGLEEWPVALGAAGLKPWTRAPGKALTLRDPGQGQPEDLRSRTVTRASLGGLLEDLSWRPPQGVGATRRGAGGTRTSGHDVGRGSHAQPPTSCSEELARTRVSWLGGHAACNGLATSSTSPPPSRTLWTVASGPVSRAGDGCSCPDPSWGNVGPYQSSLLCWGQGSPAASSSHTVWPVWWMWTGTRTQVAKGQLRVQEASVSRSPDPHPLCLLRCLEVLSWSVSEVAGWPWMSIWSSMTQAEQKGGPTRRSMSDSYHGLWPPACQPLRLCLKGSGPPSSAPPGAPYPGRQTGSVLGSETPSLPRPRLSRGTVSRKGPLRTPWLC; encoded by the exons ATGGAGGAGCTTCAGGCCTCACAGGGACCCCTGGCCCCTGACGTCATGGTGGCTGTGGCCCAGCTGCGGGAGCAGAAG CTCCTCCGGCGCCTGCTGGAGGAGAGGGCGCTCCAGGTGGAGTTGAGGCTGCAGGAGGCGCAGAGCCCTGGACAGCTGCGGGCCCGGTGGGATGGCCTGGTGCAGCGGGCAGAGGCCAG GTGGGGGCTCCTGGAGCAGCTGGTCCCCGCGGCGCGGAGCTTCGAGGTGGCCCATAGCGCCCTCTTGGCTCTGCTGACCCCAGGCGAGCAGCTCCTGGCTGAGCTGTGGCAGGACCAGCTGGGGCCTGAGGGCTGCAAGGGGGCTGTGCAGCGCCTGCAG GGTGTGTGCGAGGGGGCTGCGGCCCGGACAGAAGGCCTGGAGAGGGCCCTGGAAGCTGGCCAAAGGCTGGCAGAGCTGCTCACGG ctgtgttccggaaagAGGTGGAGCTTCTGGGAGGGTGCTGGTCAGAGGCTCAGAAGCAGGACACTAGGCTGAAGGCTATACGGGGTCCGGTGGAGCTGGCGGCCAGTGAGGAGGGGCTGCAACCTGAGGGCAGCTGGGCCCAAGCTTTGCAG GTTTTCCCGTGGGAGCTGTGGGGAGAGTGGACCCTGTCAGCATCTTTGCTGTGGAGGGAACCAGCCCTACCAGGAAGGGCCACCGGCAGGGGCACCTGCCACCTGGGCCTGCTGCTGGAGCCGCAGGGCTGCCGGGCTATGGCGTCCAGCTCCACAATAGAGAG GCCGCGCGTCCTGGAGGGGACGGTGATGCTGGCTGCCCCACGCTTTGCGGAGGAGCTGCTTACGCTGCCCACCAGGCTGAGCCAGGCAGAGCCCCACGGGCCCAAGCCAGGGCCTGTGGCCAGGGGCTGTGGCCGGCACAGCCACCTTCTGGACCAGGCTGGGGTCGTCATGATGGCACTGCTCCCGGGGGTCCTCAGGCCCCCCTCCTTGCACCAGGACTCTGAGTGCCCCTCTGACCTGCAG GTGGTGCAGGCCCGGGGCTGGGGGCTAGAGGAGTGGcctgtggccctgggggctgctgggcTGAAGCCCTGGACCAGAGCTCCAGGGAAGGCCCTGACTCTGAGGGACCCTGGCCAGGGACAGCCTGAGGACCTCAGGAGCAGGACAGTCACCCGGGCGTCCCTGGGAGGGCTCCTGGAAGACCTGAGCTGGAGACCACCACAGGGAGTGGGAGCCACACGGAGAGGAGCCGGAGGGACGAGGACCAGTGGGCATGACGTGGGGAGGGGCAGCCACGCACAGCCCCCCACCTCGTGCAG CGAGGAGCTGGCACGCACACGGGTTTCATGGCTCGGTGGCCATGCTGCCTGCAATGGCTTGGCCACAAGCAGCACCAGCCCGCCTCCCAGCAGAACATTGTGGACAGTGGCCAGTGGTCCGGTGAGCAGGGCAGGGGATGGATGCAGTTGCCCTGACCCATCTTGGGGGAATGTGGGCCCATACCAGAGCTCTTTACTCTGTTGGGGTCAGGGCTCCCCAGCGGCCAGCAGCAGCCACACAGTATGGCCAGTGTGGTGGATGTGGACAGGGACAAGGACACAGGTGGCCAAAGGACAGCTCAGGGTCCAGGAAGCCTCAGTAAGCAG AAGCCCGGACCCCCACCCCCTGTGCCTGCTTAGGTGTCTCGAGGTGCTCTCATGGTCCGTGTCGGAGGTGGCTGGGTGGCCCTGGATGAGTATCTGGTCAAGTATGACCCAGGCAgag CAAAAGGGAGGACCAACCAGAAGATCCATGAGCGATTCCTATCATGGGCTGTGGCCCCCAGCCTGCCAGCCCCTGCGGTTGTGCCTGAAAGGCTCTGGGCCTCCATCCTCTGCACCACCGGGAGCCCCCTATCCCGGAAG ACAGACTGGAAGTGTGCTGGGATCAGAGACCCCATCTCTTCCACGGCCAAGGCTGAGTAGGGGCACAGTGTCACGGAAGGGACCCCTGAGGACTCCCTGGCTCTGCTGA